The Andreesenia angusta genome contains the following window.
GAAAGTGCCAGTAAGGTATCTCGACCAAGGCACTATGTCTGAGCTGTAAAGCGCATCCCCTTCGGGGCTAACCTGGAAGTAAAGCGCATTCATGTTCATATCCTCGGCTCTGTCCATTATGGCCACAAGCTCCTGCTTGCTCTTGGCTATCCGCTCTTCGCTGTTGGCTATAAGGCTTGTCTGCTTTGTAGGCCAGTCCAGATTTATAACTGAAGATATCCAAGCTCCCCTGAGATGCCTTTTCTGCACAGGAGTGCTCTGAGGAATGTACTGTGAGTAACTCTCCCACATCTCCGCCGAAAAGCCGTTTGTAGGAAGCACCCCTGCCATCAGCGCAAACGCCAAAAGTCCGCTTGCAAATTTTCTAAATAAAATCTCTTTTCTTTTCAAGTTCTCCACCTCTCTCTAGCTTAAAAGCCATATTCCTGCCGCTATGGATACCGCCGCAAATACATAGAAGAAAACAACAGTTCCCCTCTCTCCTAAAAGCTTTTCAAACAGCTTTATCTTCTTCATATTCCATATGACTTTAGGCTTGTTCAAAGTCAGAAATACAACCAACGCTCCATAGAACAAGAGCAGCACTCCTATAAACGCCCTTACATTCAAATCATCCACCTCCTATTCAAGCCCTCTTCTAATTCTCGGGGCTAAAACCGCAAATACAACTGCGCTTATGGCAAGCACTATCCCGGCATAGAGCAGTATCTCGTCCCAGCTGCCGCTTTTTGAAAGCACAAGTTCGTTTCCCTTGTAAGTCCAGTAAAAAGGGCTCCAGTAGAAAAACTTCTGCCAGCGGTCGGAAAGAAGCTCTATGGCTGCGATAGAGCCTGCAAGCGGCAGAAAAAGCAATTTCATATTTCCAGCCGCATTTATTACGTCGTCGTTGTTCACTCCCTCTATAAATCCCACAAGCACACTCACCATAGAGGACACCAGTACCATAGTCAAGGCCTGCCCGAAGTTTATATCTCTAAACCCTGTTATAACAAGCATTATAGCTGTCCCCACAAGCGGAAACAGCACCCCCATAAGGCTTTTCCCGGCTATATATCCCAGCCTGGACAGCGGCGTCACGTTTATGGCGCTTATGGTGTTGTCGGCTTTTTCCTCCACTATATTCAGGGCTATAAGCATGCCCCCCATTACAGAGTATAGCATTATGGCCCCGCTTACAAGCGTCTTTTTCATAGGAGGCACCGTCCTTCCAAGCTCCACTATCTCCGCCCTGGAGTCCTCGGCTGTCACCTTGTTTTCGTAAAACACCTGGAGCATCTTTGCAAACTCCAGCATGTACTCTGGCTCGTCTCCCTGTGAGAGTATATAGTAGCTTTTTTCGCCCTCGGGAAGAATCCCTAGAATGTCGTCACGCTCTAGCACTCTGGCCTCCACGTCCTCTGCGCTGCCGAGTATCTCTATCTCGGCGTAGTCCTTTAGATACTGTATCTGCCTTACATTCTCCCCCTTTATCATGGCCAAGCTCACGGTGCTCTCGTTCACCCCCGGCACAAAAAGGTTTACTGCAACGCCCAGCACAACCGGGAAGACTATTATATAGAGCGCCACAAAGTTTCTGAGGCTCACCTTTAAATCCCTAGAAAAAACAGTCAAAACTTTCGAAATCATATCATCACCCCTTTAGACTAGAAGCGTCTTCTTAAATCTGTAGTTTGCAAAAGCGAAGAGCAGCACTCCCGAAGCCAAGAATCCAGCCGAAGTGTACAGCACATACATGCTGTCCCCGCTCTTAAGCAGCAGCTCCTTGAAGCTCTCTATCATGTAGTAAGTGGGAATAAATCTAACCCACGCCGGTTCCCAGTTCGGGATAAAATAGGCTATGCTCGGAATCATCATCAGCATTATAATCACGTACAGAGTGCCGAAGGACTTCATCATGTCCCTGTAGTAGCTTGTGATTATAAGCCCTATCGAAGTCGCAAACAACCCTGAACATACAAGCAAAACAAAGAGCAGCCCGTAGTTCACCCCCGTGCCAACTGTGGGCAGTAGCAGTATAAGGCTGAAAGCTAAAGAGCTTGTGATTATTACCCCCACCTTGCTCATAAGGTACATCCAGACAGGAGCGGGAGTCACGGCGTACGCCTGTATTATCCCCTCCTGGCGGTCTAGAAATATATACGAGGCTATTATAAAGAGTCCCATAAGACTTCCGTTCACAGTCAGGAACACCGGTATCATATTCTCCCTATCGCTCAGCTGCTCGTATTCGCCTATCTTCTTTACCCTCTGCGACTCCGCCTGAGCTGCAAGCGATTCAAGCTCTAATTCTCCGCTGTGAATCACCTTGTAGATGTTTTTAAGTTTCTCCGACTCGTAGCCCTGCATATAGTACCTGTAGGACAGCTTGCCGTCTGAAGCCAGAAAGACAGTAGCTCCGAACTTCCCCTCCTGCTCTGCAAAGTACTTCACAGCCTCTTCGCTATCTACAAAGTAGACCTCCGAGTCCTCAGTCTTGTAGTACCTGGCATTTGAAATTCCGTCCTCTATCTCAAGCTCCATGTTCTCAAACTCGATGCCCGGAGATTCCTCTTGAATCTCTCTGTAGTAGCTCTCTCTTGCTTCCGCTGGGAGATCTAGGTAGACGTACTCCTCTGTGCTGGTATTAAAGTTTTCTGGCACCACGAACAGCAGTATCAGAAGCAATATAAGCGCCATAAAGAGCTCTATGTAGAAGTAGTAGCTTTTAGAGGAAAGTACCAGCTCTTTTTTGAAACTATGAAACAGCTTCATCATGACTCAGCCCCTTTCCCGTCACCTTTATGAATATCTCCTCAAGTGTGGCCTCTTTTGTGTGCATTGTGACTATCTCGTGATTCTCCACTATCTCCACTAGCCTCTGCTTGTCCTTCTTCTCTGTTGTGGAGAGCTTTTCCTTGAACGTCTCTCCGTCCGCTCTGTACTCCACGTCCACCAGCTTTTCCCCGTACTTCAGCTTTAGGTTCTTGGGCGAGTCTATAAGCCTTATCTCCCCGTCCACTATAAAGGCCACTCTGTCGCACAGCTCGTCGGCTATATACATATTGTGAGTTGTCAGAAAGACCGTGACGCCTTTTCTCTGCTGCTCTTTTATTATGTCCTTTATATCCGCCGCTATGGCAGGGTCAAGCCCCGTGGTAGGCTCGTCCAGAAACCACATCTTGGGATGGTTTATCATGGACCTTATAAAAGTCAGCCTGTGCTTCATGCCTTTGGAGAACTCTCCAGCCTTCACATCGGCCTTGTCTCCTAGCCCGACCATCTCCAGTAGCGCTTTAGAGTCCGCTGTCTCTACGTCGAAAAGCTTGCCGTAAAAGTCCAGATTCTCCTTTGCCGTCATCTTGCTGTAGACATTCGACTGCTCAAAGGATACCCCTATGTCGTTAAACATCTTGCTTTTTATCTTTTTCACGTTGTATCCCACTACAGATACCTCTCCCTGCTGAAGCTGGAGCAGCCCCGTCAGTATCCCCATTATGGTGGACTTTCCGGCCCCCGATGGCCCCAGACATCCGAACACCTCACCTTCCTTTACTTCGAAGCTTACGTCTTTCAAGGCGTATTTGTCGTCTTTGTTGTATGAATGATATAGATTCTTTACATTTATCAAGCCTCTCACTCCCCTTCTCAATTCCTTCTCTCTTTTATACCCTTAAAACCCCTCTGCTCCACAAATAAATAAGCCCAGGGTTTCCCCCGGGCTATTTATTTCTGCGCTTTAAGATGTATTTTCTTATCACAATGTAGATTGCAACTCCTAGTATCGCAAATGGAATCATATAGATTGCAATTATCACAAGCCTCTCCAGCACTACTCCAAATACGTAGAAGGAATTCTTGAAAGCTTCCGATACCTTCTTCCAAAATCCTGTGTCAGGAGTGTCCCCTGTCGAATACCTTTCGACTTCCAAGAGATTTACCTCCACTGTACTGAAAGACACCTGAGTGTCCATGCTGCTTATCTCGCTCTTCAGCTGCTCTTTTTCGTAGATTGTTTCATTTAAGCTTTCCTCTAGCTTTATTATATCCTCTATAGCCGTAGCCTTCTCCATCAGCGCGAGTATCCTCTGCTCTTTGGTTTCCAGCACCTTCAGCTTTGTCTCCGTGTCTCTGTAGGTCTTGGTGATGTCCGACTTAGATGTGCTCTCCGACGTCACATTCCCAAGCTTAGCTATCTCTTTTTTGAAAACAGCTTCTTTTTCACTTGGAACCCTGACCGTAAAATTGCCCGATTTATAGACTTCCCTGCCGATGTAGTTATTATAGCCTATGTTGGAATACTCCACATATCCACTCTGCTTTTCCACAGACGCTTCTAGCTTCTCTACAGAGCTGTCAAACTCCAGTGTCTCTATGGCCATATAGACGTTTGTGACCACCTTGCTGTCTTCGCCCTCAGCTCCAGACTTGCTGTTTTCAGAGTCCTCCGCGTAGTCCGGAACAGATTCCTCTGTGACTCCCGGTCCTATGTCCGACTGCTCCTGGCTTTTGCTTGTGCACTGTACAAGCGCTGTGGACAGAATCGCTATCAACACAAATGCTATTACACTTTTCCACTTTTTAAACACATCATCCCCACCTTTCCAGACTCATAAACTGGCCGTATTTTGAGAGAAACTCCTGCTGCTCCTTGTAGTCCGGCATAATGCTCCCAACTTTTCGCCAAAAGGACCTGTCGTGATTCATATGGTCTAGATGGCAGAGCTCATGTACTACCACGTAGTCTACAACCTTTACAGGCGCCATTACAAGCCTGTAGTTGAATGTCAGCTCTTTGTCGGAGCTGCAGGTCCCCCACTTCGCCTTCGACTCCATGATCTTCATGGACTTGAACTTCACCCCCATCTCCCGCTGGTAGTGCTTAAGCCTTTCCCCTATTAGGCTCTTGGCGCTTGAGATGTAGAACTTCTTGAGGGTGTCTTTCAGCTCTTCCTCACCTAGTCCGCTGGTGCCTAGAAGCTCCTCTGCTGAGTGTGGCCTTCCCATGTAGAGGTATTTCGAGACTCCAAGCTCTTCTGTGAGCTTAAGAGCTTCCTTTCTCTGTTCCATCTCTCCGTGTTTCCCTTCTACCCAGGATATATTCTCTGCAATCAGTTTTTCTATTGCGTCTATTGGCACATTTTTCGGAGACTTCACAGTCACAAGCCCCGAAGGATCCATGCTTATGGCGAATTTCTTTCGCTTTGCGTTGTACTGAACTTCATATCTTATTGTATTTCCGTTTATATTTAGATCCATATAAATCCCCTTTTCAGTCTATTCTGCGCTCTTAAGCGACTCTATCATATCTATGCTATCGAATCTTCTGTACATGGCTATATTTACAACAGCCGAGAACAGTATAGTGAGCAACACAGAGTAGAGTATGTGCACCGGGCTGATCTCGCCCAAAAACTTTATGATATTGGTCTCCGCCGTGGAGAGCACAAACCTGTTTAAAAACATGCCTACCAGTATACCTGCAAGGCTCCCCAGCACAGTCAGTATCATATTCTCCCTGTATATATAAGACGCCAGCTCTTTGTTGTAAAATCCTAATAGCTTTATCGTGGCAAGCTCTCTTCTTCTTTCAGAGATATTTATGTTTGTGAGATTGTATATCACCACAAAGGCCAGCACCCCTGCCGAAGCTATCAGTATCATCACCACGGAGTCTATGCTGTCCATACTTTGGTCGTAGTCCACTTTTGCGTTGCTCTTGAAACTTACAGAGTTCACATCGCCTATGGATTTCAGCTTGTTTAGCGTATTTTCCTCTGTTTCATCGGAGCTGTCTTTCAGCAACCCGTAGAAGCTGTTGTAGCTTAGGTCTTCCTCTGACACTTCCGCATAGTAGTCCGGGCTCATGTATATATAGTGCTGTACGTACTGCTCCGTTATGGCAGCTATCTTCACCTCTATGGCCTTGTCTTCCATCACAATCTCTATCGAGTCTCCGACACTTTTATCTATCAGTCTCGAGAGTTTTTCAGTTATAACAACACCCTTATCGTCAAGGCTTAAGCCTTCATCCTCTAGGTACAGCTTTATATAGCTGTTCAATGCCTGCTTGTCCTCCGGGACCACTACAAACACATCCTCGCTTCGGGACTTCGGCGTCTCTACTTCTCCGTTTCTGATGTCTGCGTACATAATCGACTCTATGTTCTTGTCCTCTAGCGCTTTCAGCTTCATCTTGTCTTTTTCTTCTCTGCTTATGTCTTTCTTTAGGCTGCCGGTCATATCGTACTTGTAGATTTCATTGAACTGGACCTCTGTAGCCCCGATTATTCCGTCTTTCAGCCCGAAGCCTGTTATCATAAGCCCTGTGCAGGCCGCTATGCCTATCACCGTCATAAAGAGCCTCTGCTTGTACCTGAATATATTTCTTGCAGTCACCTTTCTCGTGAACTTAAGTCGCTTCCATATAAAGCCTACTCTTTCCAGGAGTATCTTCTTGCCTGACTTAGGGGGCTTCGGCCTCATAAGCGAGGCCGGAACTTCCTTCAGCTCGTCAAGCGTAGCCGCTATTACAGCTATGCAGGTTGAAAGCACAGCTATCAGCGAGGCTTGAAGCGCAAACCCCATGTTGAAAGGCGTAAGCATCTCCGGAATCTGGTAAAGCGACCCGTAGGCATTCATTATTAGCGGTGGAAAAAGCCTAAACCCAATGGCCACGCCAAGTATGCTGCCTGTCAAGCTGGCCAGCAGAGAGTATATAAAGTAGTGGGCAACTATGGACTCCGTGGAGTACCCAAGCGCCTTGAACGTGCCTATTTCAGTCCTGTTCTCCTGCACCATCCTGGTCATGGTTGTAAGGCTTACAAGTGCGGCAACCAAAAAGAAAATCAGCGGGAATACCTTCCCTATATTGTCTATTCTGTCGCTGTCCTGTCTGTAAGTTTCATAGCCCAGGTTCTGGGCTCTTCCCAGCAAATACCACTCCGGCTTCTTTATCTCGTCTATCGCTTCTCTGCTTTTCGCTATCTCTTCTTCCCCGCGCTTGACTTCAGCAGCTGCTTCCTCTGACCCCATATCGGCGTATACTCTGGCCTGATCTAGCTTTTCTTCGGCTTCCTTTATCTGCGCATCTGCCTCTTCCACGATTTCATTGTACCTGGTCTCGCTTCTCGACTTGCCCAGACTTTCAAGCTCTTTCTCTATTCCGCCGATGTATCTCGAGTACTCCTCGCTTTCAAGCATGCTCAAGTCCGATTTCGCACTTTCGGCCTTTGCGTACACTTCCGTATATACCTCGCTTTTAAAGACCTCTGGAATTACATATACAAAGCCCCTTACAATGCCGTTCCCCACAGAGCTCAGCTGCCTTTGGGTTGAGATATAGAGCGGAGACTTGGCAGTGCCCACAATTTTAAACTCCGTGTTCTCGAGGCTTTCCCCTAGGTCTTTGTCGCCTCCCGACTTGATTTTCAGCATGTCGTTTAGCTTCAAACCGTTCTCTTTTGCAAACTTCTCCTCTATAACAGCTTCGTCAGGGCTCTCCGCCCTTCTTCCGCTTGTTATGACTATGTCGTTTATTCCGTCTTTTTCCGGAATCGAATTTATATTTAAAACCATCTGGCTGTCGCCCTTCTCTGTCACAGCGTCCAGCGAATACGACCCTTCAGCTCTGGACACGCCTTTCACACTCCGAATTTCTGCCAAATCGTCCTCAGTCAGCCCAAGTGTAGATACGATTTTAAAGTCCATAAAGCCGCTTTTCTCAAAGTAGTTGTCCGCCGACATCTTCATGTCGGGGCTAGTCGCCCTGACTCCCACGTAAAACGCAACACCTACAGCTATTATCACCACAATAGACAGAAATCTTGAAATGCTCTTCTTTATATCCCTGAAAAGGTTCTTGAAATACGTCTTCTTCATGATTACCACTCTATGCTTTCTATATCTATTGGACTTTCATTTCTCTGGACACTCTCTATCTGACCGCTTTTCACAGTTATTATCTTGTCTGCTATAGGGGCTATTGCAGAGTTGTGGGTGATCACTACAACTGTCATATTGTACTCCTTGGCCGTATCGGAGAGCAGCTTGAGTATCGACTTGCCTGTGTTGTAGTCAAGCGCCCCTGTAGGCTCGTCGCACAGTAGCAGCTTGGGGTTCTTGGCTATGGCCCTTGCTATAGATGTCCTTTGCTGCTCTCCCCCCGACAGCTGAGAAGGGAAATTGTAGAGTCTATCTCCAAGCCCTACGCTTTTCAGCACTTCCTCCGGCTTCATGGGATTCTTGCATATCTCGACTGCAAGCTCCACATTCTCGATGGCGTTCAGATTCTGGATCAAGTTGTAGAACTGGAATACAAACCCTATATCGTCCCTTCTGTAGCTTGTGAGCTTCCTCTTGTCGTATGCGCCTATGTTGTTTCCGTCTACAAGTATCTCCCCGCTAGTCAAGCTGTCCATCCCGCCTAGCAGATTTAGAATAGTGGTCTTCCCAGCGCCGCTAGCTCCAAGCACTATCACAAACTCTCCTCTCTCTATGGAAAAAGAGACGTCCTTGACCGCATTTATCACCACTTCACCCATATTATAGTCTTTCTTCACGTTTTTAAATTCTACAAAGCTCAATATACTCACTCCCGTCTATTTGTCTTTGTGAACCATTGTTCACTTTTGACTCTAAAAATATGTCTCTGCTCTTAGAGACATTTCAATTCAAGTCTTTGCACTCCAGCTTGTCCGCCAAGCCAGTGTAGTATATATCTATCATGTTCAGAACCAGCTTTCTGACCTCTGTGCCGTCTTCTTTTTCCCTTACTATTATGGAGATGCTGTCCACCAAACTGCGGGACACAAGGTATATGTTGAAGTTGTCCGCAAGCTTCTTCCCTCTTTTGGAAAGCTCGTACTCCATAGACTCTGTGACAATCCTGGTTATAAAGTCCACAAAGAGCTCCTTGCAGTTCTCATATTTCGAGCCCACGCTTTGATTTAAAAGCGTGGATATCTCATGGCTACTTTCGTCGAAGATCTTCATCAGCTTCTCTATCAGCTGGTTGAACACGGCTTCGGCCTTCTCGTTCAGCTCCACCTCGTCAAACTGGCCGATGTAGTTAACTAGTTTGTCATATACAGAGCCTATTATGTTTTCATAGATATCCTCTTTCGACTTAAAATATTTATATATATTGCCTACAGAAGTACCCGACGCTTTGGCTATGCTCCTGACAGAAGCCCCTTCGTAGCCTTTTTCCATAAACTCCTTTAAAGCCCCTTGGGCTATACTGTTTCTGACTTCATCCTTTAAATACTGCATTAGAAAACCCCCGTTCTCTTTTAAATTTTACTCCTATAATCTCTCTATGTCAATATTCTATTCACAATCCCCTTTTTCTCATATATAATTCTTATGTACTATGCGAAAGAGAGGAAATGAAAAATGAGTATTTTAACTGTAAAAAACCTTAGCCACGGCTTTGGAAGCCGTGCAATCTTCAACGACGTGTCCTTCAGGCTCCTAAACGGAGAGCATATCGGCCTTGTGGGGGCGAACGGCGAAGGAAAGTCCACTTTTATGAATATAATCACCAGAAAGCTAGAGCCCGACGAGGGAAATGTCGAATGGTCAAAGCGTGTAAGGGTCGGGTATCTAGACCAGCATACAGCGCTAAGTGAAGGTATGACTGTAAGAGACGTGCTTAAGGGCGCTTTCAAATATCTTTTCGACCTTGAGGACGAGATAAACGAGATATACGGAAAGATGGGAGAAGTTTCGCCTGAGGAGCTGGACAAGCTGATGGAGGAAGTCGGGACACTTCAGGACATGCTCTCGAACAACGGCTTCTACACCATAGACGCCAAAGTCGACGAGATAGCCAGAGGCCTGGGGCTTGACGATGTGGGACTCGAGCGAGATGTGCAGGACTTAAGTGGCGGGCAGAGGACCAAGGTATTGCTTGCGAAACTGCTGCTTGAAAAGCCCGACATACTGCTCCTAGACGAACCCACAAACTATCTGGACGAAGTGCATATAGAATGGCTGAAGCACTATCTTCAGAATTATGAGAACGCCTTTATACTCATATCCCACGACATACCGTTCCTAAACAGCGTGATAAACCTGGTCTACCATATGGAGAACCAGGAACTGAACCGCTACGTGGGAGACTACGACGACTTCCTGAAAGTCTACGAGGTGAAAAAGCAGCAGCTCGAATCGGCCTACAAGAAGCAGCAGCAGGAGATCTCGGAGCTCAAGGACTTCGTGGCCAGAAACAAGGCACGTGTCTCTACTAGGAACATGGCCATGTCGAGGCAGAAGAAGCTAGACAAGATGGACGTGATAGAGCTTGCCCGTGAAAAGCCGAAGCCGGAGTTCAACTTCAAGTACGGCAAGACTTCCGGAAAGCTTATATTCGAGGCAGTAGACCTTGTGATAGGCTATGACTCTCCGCTTTCAAGCCCGCTCAACCTCAGGATGGAGAGAGGCCAGAAAGTAGCCCTTACAGGCGCAAACGGAATCGGAAAGACCACTCTTCTAAAGAGCATTATAGGGGAACTTGTGCCTCTGTCGGGATCAGTTCAGCTTGGTGAGTCTCTTCAGATAGGGTATTTCGAGCAGGAGATAAAGGAAGCCAACTACAACACCTGCATAGAGGAGATATGGAACGAGTTCCCTTCACTGAGCCAGTACGAAGTCAGGGCAGCCCTTGCTAAATGCGGACTGACTACAGAGCATATAGAGAGCAAGGTGTATGTGCTAAGCGGTGGAGAGCAGGCTAAAGTAAGGCTATGCAAACTGATAAACAAAGAATCCAACCTGCTGGTGCTGGACGAGCCTACAAACCACCTCGACGTAGACGCCAAGGAAGAACTTAAAAGGGCGCTGAAAGCTTACAAGGGGAGCATCATCCTCATATCGCATGAGCCTGAATTCTACAGGGATGTAGCTACAGACGTATGGAACTGCGAGTCTTGGACCACAAAACTATTCTAAAGGACTGATTTTATGCTTAAGAACTTCTCTTTGCAGGAGAAAAGTTGGATGCTCTACGACTGGGCTAATTCCATCTATGTAGCGGTCGTCATGACTACGCTTCTCCCCATATTCTTCAAGTCTGTGACAGCGGACTACGGGCTAAGCAACAGTGTAGCTGATTCCTACTGGGGATATGCCACGTCAGCGGCCACTCTCCTGATCTCTCTGTTCGCTCCGCTTCTAGGAGCCTTGGGAGACTACAGCAATATGAAGATGAAGATTTTCAAAACGTTCTTCTATCTGGGCGTCTTCGCTACAGGGATGCTCTTTTTCTCCTCAAGCTGGAGGTATATAATTGTCTTCTATATGATAAGCCTTGTAGGCTACCTAGGAGCCAATCTTTTCTATGATGCGCTTATAGTCGATGTGTCCAGCTCCGACAGAATGGACAAGGTCTCCACTTATGGATACGCCGTAGGCTACCTAGGAGGCAGCCTACTCCCCCTTGCGGCCGTGATACTGTTTCTTTTACGGGGAGATGATTTCAGTTCAGACCTCAATCCAGCTATAAAAATCTCTTTTCTTGCAACATCGGCATGGTGGTTTGTGTTCACGATTCCAATGCTTAAAAATGTGAGACAGGTTTACTCCAAGGAGAAAGAGCCACATCTTGTAAGGAGTAGCTTCGGAACACTCTACAGGACAATAAAGAATATCTCTAGCTACAGATCCGTTTTTCTGTTTCTTGTAGCTTACTTTTTCTATATAGACGGGGTTAATACCATAATCCATATGGCCATTATATACGGCACTACTATGGGGATAAGCAATCTGACTCTCATCGGTGCGCTTCTCGTAACCCAGGTAGTGACTATACCGTGCACTTTGATATCTGGAGTTCTGGCAAAGCGATTTGGAAGCGACAGGATAATTCTGTCCGGCATAGCAGTCTATATAGTTGTGTGCATACTGGCCTACAATCTTCAGACTGACTTCGATTTCTGGGTTATAACAGTTCTTGTTGGAACATCTCAGGGCGGGCTTCAGGCCCTTTCCAGATCGTACTTTGGAAAGATGATCCCAAAGGAGAGCTCCAACGAGTTCTTCGGATTCTATGATATCCTGGGGAAATTTGCGGCCATAATGGGACCGGCCCTTTATGGACTTTTTAGCCAGATTACAGGCAAGTCCCAGTATGGAGTCTTAAGCATACTCATACTCTTCGTAGTTGGAGGCGCTGTATTCCTTTATGCGTCTTCATACGAAAAAAGGAGGTCTAGACAATCAGTCTAGACCTCCTTTTTCCTGCTCACCTATATGTTCTTGAGCACTATGCTCTCAATCTTGTTTGTGACCGTCTTACACTTTTCGCAGCACTTCTGGAGCCGCTTGTATATCTCCGTATATGCCATTATGTGAATCGGATCTTCAGAAGCCTGGTAGAGCTTTCTGAGGGAATCCACATATAGGGCTTCACCTCTTGACTTGAGCCTATTCACTTTGTCTATCTCGTCGAATATGCTCTCTGACTTTCTATAGTTCTTCATCTCTAGAAGCGCTGCGTTCATATGTACGCAACATTCTAGTATCAGGTCTGCAAATTCAAGGACATCTCTGTAGACAGTGCTGACCCCGAACATGTCGTAGCAAATCAGCACGTCTTCTATGGCGTCTGTCACCCCGTCTATGTTGTGGGAAAGTCCTATTATATCCTCTCTGTCTATGGGAGGTAGAAATTCGCTCATCAGCCTTCTCATCATTCCATGCTTTGCATCATCGGCCGCATGTTCGATTTCATGTATTTCAGCTCTCATCTCCGTGACATCTATATCCTGGTATTCTTTGAGTGTAGACTTCAGAAAGTCTGCTGCTTGAACTGCAAACTTAGACAGCTCTGAAAACTCGCTTAAATAGTCGTATGTTTTGCTTTTTCTGAATTTCAAGACGCTCCCTCCCTTTAAAATATTCTCAAAAAAACATGGGCCATAAAATATCCCACAAGTCCACATCCTGGAAATGTCAGCA
Protein-coding sequences here:
- a CDS encoding DUF47 domain-containing protein, whose protein sequence is MKFRKSKTYDYLSEFSELSKFAVQAADFLKSTLKEYQDIDVTEMRAEIHEIEHAADDAKHGMMRRLMSEFLPPIDREDIIGLSHNIDGVTDAIEDVLICYDMFGVSTVYRDVLEFADLILECCVHMNAALLEMKNYRKSESIFDEIDKVNRLKSRGEALYVDSLRKLYQASEDPIHIMAYTEIYKRLQKCCEKCKTVTNKIESIVLKNI
- a CDS encoding ABC-F family ATP-binding cassette domain-containing protein yields the protein MSILTVKNLSHGFGSRAIFNDVSFRLLNGEHIGLVGANGEGKSTFMNIITRKLEPDEGNVEWSKRVRVGYLDQHTALSEGMTVRDVLKGAFKYLFDLEDEINEIYGKMGEVSPEELDKLMEEVGTLQDMLSNNGFYTIDAKVDEIARGLGLDDVGLERDVQDLSGGQRTKVLLAKLLLEKPDILLLDEPTNYLDEVHIEWLKHYLQNYENAFILISHDIPFLNSVINLVYHMENQELNRYVGDYDDFLKVYEVKKQQLESAYKKQQQEISELKDFVARNKARVSTRNMAMSRQKKLDKMDVIELAREKPKPEFNFKYGKTSGKLIFEAVDLVIGYDSPLSSPLNLRMERGQKVALTGANGIGKTTLLKSIIGELVPLSGSVQLGESLQIGYFEQEIKEANYNTCIEEIWNEFPSLSQYEVRAALAKCGLTTEHIESKVYVLSGGEQAKVRLCKLINKESNLLVLDEPTNHLDVDAKEELKRALKAYKGSIILISHEPEFYRDVATDVWNCESWTTKLF
- a CDS encoding TetR/AcrR family transcriptional regulator, translated to MQYLKDEVRNSIAQGALKEFMEKGYEGASVRSIAKASGTSVGNIYKYFKSKEDIYENIIGSVYDKLVNYIGQFDEVELNEKAEAVFNQLIEKLMKIFDESSHEISTLLNQSVGSKYENCKELFVDFITRIVTESMEYELSKRGKKLADNFNIYLVSRSLVDSISIIVREKEDGTEVRKLVLNMIDIYYTGLADKLECKDLN
- a CDS encoding MFS transporter codes for the protein MQEKSWMLYDWANSIYVAVVMTTLLPIFFKSVTADYGLSNSVADSYWGYATSAATLLISLFAPLLGALGDYSNMKMKIFKTFFYLGVFATGMLFFSSSWRYIIVFYMISLVGYLGANLFYDALIVDVSSSDRMDKVSTYGYAVGYLGGSLLPLAAVILFLLRGDDFSSDLNPAIKISFLATSAWWFVFTIPMLKNVRQVYSKEKEPHLVRSSFGTLYRTIKNISSYRSVFLFLVAYFFYIDGVNTIIHMAIIYGTTMGISNLTLIGALLVTQVVTIPCTLISGVLAKRFGSDRIILSGIAVYIVVCILAYNLQTDFDFWVITVLVGTSQGGLQALSRSYFGKMIPKESSNEFFGFYDILGKFAAIMGPALYGLFSQITGKSQYGVLSILILFVVGGAVFLYASSYEKRRSRQSV